Proteins encoded by one window of Streptomyces sp. NBC_01477:
- the sthA gene encoding Si-specific NAD(P)(+) transhydrogenase, producing the protein MRDFDILVIGSGPGGQKAAIAAAKLGRRAALVDRADRLGGVSLHTGTIPSKTLREAVLYLTGLNQRDLYGQSYRLKEDITVADLTARTQHVVGREVDVVRNQLSRNRITVLDGTGRFLDEHTVAVRDAGGQDRVLTADHIVIASGTRPARPATVEFDDRTVMDSDSVLNMERVPRSMVIVGAGVIGMEYASMFAALGSRITVVEQRDSMLDFCDAEIVEALKYHLRDLAVTFRFGETVAAVERHERGTLTVLASGKKIAADAVMYSAGRQGLTDGLGLEQAGLTADKRGRISVDGAYRTAVPHIYAVGDVIGFPALAATSMEQGRNAAYHAFGEPVNGLQDLQPIGIYTIPEISFIGRTEDQLTEASVPFEAGVSRYRELARGQIIGDAHGMLKLLVSPVDRKLLGVHCFGTGATELIHIGHAVMGCGGTVDYLVDAVFNYPTLAESYKVAALDVTNRIRQIDRLGA; encoded by the coding sequence GTGCGCGACTTCGACATCCTGGTGATCGGTTCCGGCCCCGGCGGGCAGAAGGCGGCCATCGCGGCGGCCAAACTCGGGCGGCGGGCGGCGCTGGTGGACCGCGCCGACCGCCTCGGCGGGGTGTCGCTGCACACCGGCACCATCCCGTCCAAGACGCTGCGCGAGGCGGTGCTCTACCTCACCGGGCTCAACCAGCGTGATCTGTACGGGCAGAGCTACCGGCTCAAGGAGGACATCACCGTCGCCGACCTGACGGCCAGGACCCAGCACGTGGTCGGCCGCGAGGTGGACGTGGTCCGCAACCAGCTGTCCCGCAACCGGATCACGGTGCTCGACGGCACCGGGCGCTTCCTCGACGAGCACACCGTGGCGGTCAGGGACGCCGGCGGCCAGGACCGGGTGCTGACCGCCGACCACATCGTGATCGCCAGCGGCACCCGGCCGGCCCGCCCGGCGACCGTCGAGTTCGACGACCGCACGGTGATGGACTCCGACAGCGTGCTGAACATGGAGCGGGTGCCGCGCTCGATGGTGATCGTCGGGGCCGGGGTGATCGGCATGGAGTACGCGTCGATGTTCGCCGCCCTGGGCAGCCGGATCACCGTGGTCGAACAGCGCGACTCCATGCTCGACTTCTGCGACGCGGAGATCGTCGAGGCGCTGAAGTACCACCTGCGGGACCTGGCGGTGACCTTCCGCTTCGGCGAGACGGTGGCGGCGGTCGAGCGGCACGAGCGCGGCACGCTGACCGTACTGGCCAGCGGCAAGAAGATCGCGGCCGACGCGGTGATGTACTCGGCGGGCCGGCAGGGCCTCACCGACGGGCTCGGCCTGGAGCAGGCGGGCCTGACGGCCGACAAGCGCGGCCGGATATCGGTGGACGGCGCCTACCGTACGGCCGTGCCGCACATCTACGCGGTCGGTGACGTCATAGGTTTCCCCGCGCTGGCCGCGACCTCGATGGAGCAGGGCCGCAACGCCGCCTACCACGCGTTCGGGGAGCCGGTGAACGGGCTGCAGGACCTGCAGCCGATCGGCATCTACACCATTCCGGAGATCAGCTTCATCGGGCGGACCGAGGACCAGCTCACCGAGGCCTCGGTGCCGTTCGAGGCGGGCGTGTCCCGCTACCGGGAGCTGGCCCGCGGCCAGATCATCGGCGACGCGCACGGCATGCTCAAGCTGCTGGTCTCCCCCGTGGACCGCAAACTGCTCGGGGTGCACTGCTTCGGCACCGGGGCGACCGAGCTGATCCACATCGGGCACGCGGTGATGGGCTGCGGGGGCACCGTGGACTATCTGGTGGACGCGGTCTTCAACTACCCGACGCTGGCGGAGTCCTACAAGGTCGCGGCGCTCGACGTGACGAACCGGATCCGGCAGATCGACCGGCTCGGCGCCTGA
- a CDS encoding cellulose binding domain-containing protein, with the protein MRPGISLSSAPLRRRLAACASVVALGAALLAGGGTALADPGDPAAPAVDVTVNAAEGQGTIPGTAYGLNSAVWDSQMNVPEVQNLLSAANIGMLRYPGGSYGDIYHWQDNTAPGGYVAPGTDFDSFMGTAKKVGAQPILIANYGSGTTKEAADWVRYANVTQHYGAKYWEIGNELYGNGHYGSGWEQDDHADTSPTAYAHNVINYATAMKAVDPSVKIGAVLTLPGNWPDGVMAAGETADWNHTVIPLIAGKADFVIVHWYPGGSDAAGMLNTPSQLAGELAQLNDQLTAGGAGGTPVALTELNSNVFEDTQPNALFGADAYLTALQSGVFTVDWWDTHNGPGSISTAPDGATDYNDYGILSSGTCVGTVCEPPLNTPFATYHAISMLSRLGTPGDQLVAAGSGSPLVAAHAAHRANGDLSVMLINKDPANSRTVALHYAGFTPDGSAATVATFRDQASAIDTTTAADTGTWTLPPYSITTVTVHPKSGTSSALSAPGAPKVTAAGATSATVSWTPSAGGKADRYEVYRQLGTTSELLATSTGTSATVPNLTPGSTFTWNVLARDANGRLSRPSDPVTVRTGTPQNAPCTVSYGLTGGWGNGFNASVTVTNTGPTPITGWTLAFSFPSSGESVSGFWNANLTTEGTHVVATPVDWNGTLAANGGNSATFGFTGANNGAYQDPTVFTLNGAVCTTL; encoded by the coding sequence GTGCGCCCAGGCATTTCGCTCAGCTCGGCCCCCCTGCGCAGACGGCTCGCCGCCTGCGCCTCCGTCGTGGCGCTCGGCGCCGCGCTGCTGGCCGGCGGCGGGACCGCCCTGGCCGACCCCGGCGACCCGGCCGCCCCCGCGGTGGACGTCACGGTGAACGCCGCCGAGGGGCAGGGCACCATCCCCGGCACCGCCTACGGCCTCAACAGCGCGGTGTGGGACTCGCAGATGAACGTCCCCGAGGTCCAGAACCTGCTGTCGGCGGCGAACATCGGCATGCTGCGCTACCCCGGCGGCTCCTACGGCGACATCTACCACTGGCAGGACAACACCGCGCCGGGCGGCTATGTCGCGCCCGGCACCGACTTCGACTCCTTCATGGGCACCGCCAAGAAGGTCGGCGCCCAGCCGATCCTGATCGCCAACTACGGCTCGGGCACCACGAAGGAGGCCGCCGACTGGGTGCGCTACGCCAACGTCACCCAGCACTACGGCGCGAAATACTGGGAGATCGGCAACGAGCTGTACGGCAACGGCCATTACGGCTCCGGCTGGGAGCAGGACGACCACGCCGACACCTCCCCGACGGCGTACGCGCACAATGTGATCAACTACGCGACCGCCATGAAGGCGGTGGACCCCTCGGTGAAGATCGGCGCGGTCCTGACGCTGCCCGGCAACTGGCCGGACGGGGTGATGGCCGCGGGCGAGACCGCCGACTGGAACCACACGGTCATCCCGCTGATCGCGGGCAAGGCCGACTTCGTCATCGTGCACTGGTACCCGGGCGGCTCGGACGCGGCGGGGATGCTCAACACCCCCTCCCAGCTGGCTGGTGAACTCGCCCAGCTCAACGACCAGTTGACCGCGGGCGGGGCGGGCGGCACGCCGGTCGCGCTGACCGAGCTGAACTCCAACGTCTTCGAGGACACCCAGCCCAACGCCCTCTTCGGCGCCGACGCGTACCTGACCGCGCTGCAGAGCGGTGTCTTCACCGTGGACTGGTGGGACACCCACAACGGCCCCGGCAGCATCAGCACCGCGCCCGACGGCGCCACCGACTACAACGACTACGGCATCCTCTCCAGCGGCACCTGCGTCGGCACGGTGTGCGAGCCGCCGCTGAACACCCCCTTCGCGACCTACCACGCCATCTCGATGCTCAGCCGGCTCGGCACACCCGGCGACCAGCTCGTCGCGGCGGGCAGCGGCAGCCCGCTGGTGGCCGCGCACGCGGCGCACCGGGCCAACGGCGACCTGAGCGTGATGCTGATCAACAAGGACCCGGCGAATTCCCGAACCGTCGCGCTGCACTACGCCGGCTTCACACCCGACGGGTCCGCGGCGACCGTGGCCACCTTCCGCGACCAGGCCTCGGCGATCGACACCACGACCGCGGCGGACACCGGGACATGGACGCTGCCGCCGTACTCGATCACCACCGTGACCGTGCACCCGAAGTCCGGCACCTCCTCGGCCCTGTCCGCGCCCGGCGCGCCGAAGGTCACCGCGGCAGGCGCCACCAGCGCCACCGTCAGCTGGACGCCCTCGGCCGGCGGCAAGGCCGACCGCTACGAGGTCTACCGGCAGCTCGGCACCACCAGCGAGCTGCTGGCCACCAGCACCGGCACCTCGGCGACCGTGCCCAACCTCACCCCGGGCAGCACCTTCACCTGGAACGTCCTCGCCAGGGACGCCAACGGCAGGCTGTCCCGGCCCTCGGACCCGGTCACCGTGCGCACCGGGACCCCGCAGAACGCGCCCTGCACGGTCTCCTACGGCCTGACGGGCGGCTGGGGCAACGGCTTCAACGCCAGTGTGACGGTCACCAACACCGGGCCGACGCCGATCACCGGCTGGACGCTGGCCTTCAGCTTCCCCAGCAGCGGTGAGTCGGTCAGCGGCTTCTGGAACGCCAACCTCACCACCGAGGGCACCCATGTGGTGGCGACACCGGTGGACTGGAACGGCACACTGGCCGCCAACGGCGGCAATTCGGCGACCTTCGGCTTCACCGGTGCCAACAACGGCGCCTATCAGGATCCGACGGTCTTCACCCTCAACGGGGCGGTCTGCACGACCCTGTGA
- a CDS encoding PHP domain-containing protein — protein MEPIEALERIAFLLERADAPVHRIRAFRNAAAVLSALPPAERERRAAAGRYTDLKGIGATTGTVLADVSAGRAPGYLADLEAGSGGPLAQGGAALRAALRGDCHLHSDWSDGGSPIEAMALAARAAGHNWAVLTDHSPRLRIAHGLTADRLRRQLDAVADLNTRLAPFRLLTGIECDILPDGSLDQEDDLLDRLDVVVGSVHSELRMPAPAYTRRLLAAVGNPLVDVLGHCTGRLIGSRERPESGFDAAEVFAACAAGGTAVEINSSPQRLDPPRRLLALARDAGALFAIDSDAHAPGQLDWQAYGCARAEEAGIPAGRIITTWTADDLLGWTRTRQVPADPGT, from the coding sequence ATGGAGCCGATCGAGGCACTGGAGCGGATCGCGTTCCTGCTGGAACGCGCCGACGCGCCCGTCCACCGCATCAGGGCGTTCCGCAACGCCGCCGCCGTCCTGTCCGCGCTGCCGCCCGCCGAGCGGGAACGGCGGGCGGCGGCCGGCCGCTACACCGACCTCAAGGGCATCGGCGCCACCACGGGCACCGTCCTCGCCGATGTCAGCGCCGGCCGCGCCCCCGGCTATCTGGCCGACCTCGAAGCCGGCAGCGGCGGCCCGCTCGCCCAGGGCGGCGCCGCGCTGCGCGCGGCCCTGCGCGGCGACTGCCATCTGCACTCCGACTGGTCCGACGGCGGCAGCCCGATCGAGGCCATGGCGCTCGCCGCCCGGGCCGCGGGACACAACTGGGCGGTGCTCACCGACCACTCGCCGCGGCTGCGGATCGCCCACGGCCTGACGGCCGACCGGCTGCGCCGCCAGCTCGACGCCGTCGCCGACCTCAACACCCGGCTCGCGCCCTTCCGGCTGCTCACCGGCATCGAGTGCGACATCCTGCCGGACGGCTCGCTGGACCAGGAGGACGACCTGCTCGACCGGCTCGACGTGGTCGTCGGCTCGGTCCACTCCGAGCTGCGGATGCCCGCCCCCGCCTACACCCGGCGGCTGCTGGCCGCGGTCGGCAATCCGCTGGTCGATGTGCTCGGCCACTGCACCGGGCGGCTCATCGGCTCCCGCGAGCGCCCCGAGTCCGGCTTCGACGCGGCGGAGGTCTTCGCCGCGTGCGCGGCGGGCGGCACCGCCGTGGAGATCAACAGCAGCCCGCAGCGCCTCGACCCGCCGCGCCGCCTGCTGGCGCTCGCCAGGGACGCCGGCGCCCTCTTCGCGATCGACAGCGACGCCCACGCGCCGGGCCAGCTCGACTGGCAGGCCTACGGCTGCGCCCGCGCGGAGGAGGCCGGCATCCCGGCCGGGCGGATCATCACCACCTGGACCGCCGACGACCTGCTCGGCTGGACCAGGACCCGGCAGGTACCGGCGGACCCGGGGACCTGA
- a CDS encoding GH25 family lysozyme codes for MTVNGIDVASYQSSDYSTTGLDFVIVKATEGSSYVNPKHAAQIATGRAHGLVVGHYHFARPGSMSAQADYFLAQAGVKAGDILAFDWEDTGVSGADKDGWLRHVQAKAPDHRVILYCNKDFWLHRDTTSFCADGLWIADPSAPKGHPGIEHPWLFHQYSVQDGQDLNVGNFSGRPALMTWAGKGAAPRYEPFPGAGWFTHGRRSPIVAAMHDRLVAVGCNHYAGTADKDVVGSGDVASYEAWQRKYNTDHHKGWTGSALKWPPGKETWDALHVPNV; via the coding sequence GTGACGGTCAACGGAATCGACGTCGCCTCCTACCAGAGCAGCGACTACAGCACCACCGGCCTGGACTTCGTGATCGTCAAGGCCACCGAGGGCTCCAGCTACGTCAACCCCAAGCACGCGGCGCAGATCGCCACCGGCCGGGCGCACGGCCTGGTCGTCGGCCACTACCACTTCGCCAGGCCCGGCTCGATGTCCGCCCAGGCCGACTACTTCCTCGCGCAGGCCGGTGTGAAGGCCGGGGACATCCTGGCGTTCGACTGGGAGGACACCGGGGTCTCGGGCGCCGACAAGGACGGCTGGCTGCGGCACGTGCAGGCCAAGGCGCCCGATCACCGGGTGATCCTCTACTGCAACAAGGACTTCTGGCTGCACCGCGACACCACGTCCTTCTGCGCCGACGGCCTGTGGATCGCCGACCCGTCCGCCCCCAAGGGCCACCCCGGGATCGAGCACCCCTGGCTCTTCCACCAGTACAGCGTCCAGGACGGCCAGGACCTCAACGTGGGGAATTTCAGCGGCCGGCCCGCCCTGATGACCTGGGCGGGCAAGGGCGCGGCGCCGCGCTACGAGCCCTTCCCCGGCGCCGGCTGGTTCACCCACGGGCGCCGCTCGCCGATCGTGGCCGCGATGCACGACCGGCTGGTCGCCGTCGGCTGCAACCACTACGCCGGCACCGCCGACAAGGACGTCGTCGGCTCGGGCGACGTGGCCTCCTACGAGGCCTGGCAGCGCAAGTACAACACCGACCACCACAAGGGCTGGACCGGCTCGGCGCTGAAATGGCCGCCCGGCAAGGAGACCTGGGACGCGCTGCACGTCCCGAACGTGTGA
- a CDS encoding DUF4232 domain-containing protein: MALLSVAAAGCGHGAASGSPASATGTTGAPLTSSATATPGAPAGAAGDTAGGAPTEPTGSGAPGSTAPPAATPKAPPPRAATARCTVTGLRMTLGRGDPGAGNIYYPIDFTNTTSRACTLDGFPGVSLLRGDGTVIGRPAVRRGAGAATVRLAPGQTVEADLHTLNEGVKSGGCWRAPTLIMVYPPGSTDSMTLATSNPVVCGGTFDVGPVH; encoded by the coding sequence GTGGCACTGCTGTCCGTGGCCGCGGCCGGCTGCGGCCACGGTGCCGCGTCCGGCTCGCCCGCGAGCGCCACCGGCACCACCGGCGCACCGCTGACCTCGTCCGCGACGGCGACACCCGGCGCCCCGGCCGGCGCGGCAGGGGACACCGCCGGCGGCGCGCCCACCGAGCCCACCGGGTCCGGCGCGCCCGGCAGCACGGCGCCGCCCGCCGCGACCCCCAAGGCACCGCCGCCGCGGGCCGCCACCGCCCGCTGCACCGTCACCGGGCTCAGGATGACGCTGGGCCGCGGCGACCCGGGAGCGGGCAACATCTACTACCCGATCGACTTCACCAACACCACCTCGCGCGCCTGCACCCTCGACGGCTTCCCCGGCGTGTCGCTGCTGCGCGGCGACGGCACCGTCATCGGCAGGCCGGCCGTCCGCCGGGGCGCCGGCGCGGCCACCGTACGCCTCGCGCCGGGACAGACCGTCGAGGCCGATCTGCACACGCTCAACGAAGGAGTGAAGAGCGGCGGCTGCTGGCGCGCGCCCACCCTGATCATGGTCTACCCGCCGGGATCCACCGACTCCATGACCCTCGCCACGTCGAACCCCGTCGTCTGCGGCGGCACCTTCGACGTCGGCCCCGTGCACTGA
- a CDS encoding DedA family protein produces the protein MHSITDWLARSSGPAVYAAVAALVFCEDALFFGFVLPGETAVVLGGVVAGQGRVSVYWLAAAVVLAAVAGDSVGYEVGRRFGPRILETKALRGHHQRIDQARDFIRRRGPVAVFLGRFIAFFRALMPALAGISRMPYPTFLLFNALGGLVWGVGFTLLGYFAGGAYQKVEKTAGTAVAVTVAVVVVAALVVWQIRRHRSEREDDDGHDGHDGPGDRD, from the coding sequence ATGCACTCCATCACCGACTGGCTCGCACGCTCCTCGGGTCCCGCGGTCTACGCGGCCGTGGCCGCCCTGGTCTTCTGCGAGGACGCCCTCTTCTTCGGCTTCGTGCTGCCCGGCGAGACGGCCGTGGTGCTCGGCGGGGTGGTCGCCGGGCAGGGCCGGGTGTCGGTCTACTGGCTGGCCGCCGCGGTCGTGCTGGCCGCGGTCGCCGGGGACTCGGTCGGGTACGAGGTCGGCCGGCGGTTCGGCCCGCGCATCCTGGAGACCAAGGCGCTGCGCGGGCACCACCAGCGGATCGACCAGGCCAGGGACTTCATCCGCAGGCGCGGTCCCGTCGCGGTCTTCCTCGGCCGCTTCATCGCCTTCTTCCGCGCCCTGATGCCCGCGCTCGCCGGTATCTCGCGGATGCCCTACCCGACGTTCCTGCTCTTCAACGCGCTCGGCGGGCTGGTCTGGGGCGTCGGCTTCACCCTGCTGGGGTATTTCGCGGGCGGCGCCTACCAGAAGGTCGAGAAGACGGCGGGCACGGCGGTGGCCGTCACGGTGGCGGTGGTCGTGGTGGCCGCCCTGGTGGTCTGGCAGATCCGCCGGCACCGCAGCGAGCGCGAGGACGACGACGGCCACGACGGCCACGACGGGCCCGGCGACCGCGACTAG
- a CDS encoding P1 family peptidase, with protein sequence MGEAIRRGAADALTDVAGLRVGHAGRAGDGWLTGVTVVLAPEGGAVTAVDVRGGGPGTRETDALDPRNLVPSVEAVVLTGGSAFGLDAASGVVAWLEEQGRGFRVGGPGQVVPVVPAAALFDLGRGGDWGARPGPALGRAAVEAAAASQEGAPVPQGNAGAGTGAVAGGLKGGVGTASLVLPSGTTVAALAVVNAAGSVVDPDTGALWAGPGTSGGPRPAAGPAAAGGPVPPDVLARARRRLAEAAAATADRQARPLNTTLAVVATDAVLTRAQAHKLAGTAHDGLARAVRPVHLLSDGDTVFAMATGRRPLVPPGGGAADPAFGVHIEAGALNEVLAAGADALTRAVRHAVLAAESVEGPGGVFPCYRDLYPA encoded by the coding sequence ATGGGCGAGGCGATACGGCGGGGCGCGGCCGACGCGCTGACCGATGTGGCGGGACTGCGGGTCGGACACGCGGGGCGGGCCGGGGACGGCTGGCTGACCGGGGTCACCGTCGTGCTGGCCCCCGAGGGCGGTGCGGTGACCGCGGTCGACGTACGCGGCGGCGGCCCCGGCACCCGGGAGACCGACGCGCTCGACCCGCGCAACCTCGTCCCGTCCGTCGAGGCGGTCGTGCTGACCGGCGGCAGCGCCTTCGGCCTGGACGCGGCCTCGGGAGTGGTGGCCTGGCTGGAGGAGCAGGGCCGCGGCTTCCGGGTCGGCGGCCCCGGCCAGGTGGTGCCCGTGGTGCCCGCCGCCGCGCTCTTCGACCTCGGCCGCGGCGGCGACTGGGGCGCCCGCCCGGGTCCGGCACTGGGCCGCGCGGCGGTCGAGGCCGCGGCGGCGTCGCAGGAGGGCGCGCCGGTCCCGCAGGGCAACGCCGGTGCCGGTACGGGCGCGGTGGCCGGCGGCCTCAAGGGCGGGGTCGGCACCGCGAGCCTGGTCCTGCCGTCGGGCACCACCGTGGCCGCGCTCGCGGTGGTCAATGCCGCCGGCTCGGTCGTCGACCCCGACACCGGCGCCCTGTGGGCGGGTCCCGGCACCTCCGGGGGACCCCGGCCGGCGGCCGGGCCGGCCGCCGCAGGCGGCCCCGTACCGCCCGACGTGCTGGCACGGGCGCGCCGGCGGCTCGCGGAGGCCGCCGCGGCGACCGCTGACCGGCAGGCGCGGCCGCTCAACACGACGCTGGCCGTGGTCGCCACCGACGCCGTGCTGACCCGCGCCCAGGCGCACAAGCTCGCCGGCACCGCGCATGACGGGCTGGCGCGCGCGGTCCGCCCGGTGCACCTGCTGTCCGACGGCGACACCGTCTTCGCGATGGCCACCGGACGCCGCCCGCTGGTGCCGCCCGGCGGAGGCGCCGCCGACCCGGCCTTCGGCGTGCACATCGAGGCGGGGGCGCTGAACGAGGTGCTGGCCGCGGGCGCCGACGCCCTCACCCGCGCGGTGCGGCACGCCGTACTGGCCGCCGAGAGCGTCGAAGGACCCGGCGGGGTCTTCCCCTGCTACCGGGACCTCTACCCTGCATGA
- the ppk2 gene encoding polyphosphate kinase 2, translating into MASTDSGEGLLAGMRVDYTDQDDPVLVRPDGSVVDTWRENYPYDARMERPEYEVHKRLQQIELLKLQSWVKETGQRLVILFEGRDAAGKGGTIKRFIEHLNPRGARVVALEKPSERESGQWYFQRYAAHLPTAGEIVLFDRSWYNRAGVERVMGFCTDDEYHRFMRQAPAFERMLVDDGIALVKFWFSVSRDEQRTRFTIRQVDPVRQWKLSPMDLASLDRWEDYTAAKVAMFHETDTEYAPWTVVKSNDKKRARVEAMRSVLARFDYTDRDDEVVGTPDPLIVGAAANLLEAGEDAVAQSTLQP; encoded by the coding sequence ATGGCGAGCACCGACTCCGGCGAGGGCCTCCTCGCGGGGATGCGGGTGGACTACACCGACCAGGACGACCCGGTCCTGGTCCGCCCCGACGGCAGCGTCGTGGACACCTGGCGGGAGAACTACCCCTACGACGCCCGGATGGAGCGCCCCGAGTACGAGGTGCACAAGCGGCTCCAGCAGATAGAGCTGCTCAAGCTGCAGAGCTGGGTCAAGGAGACCGGGCAGCGCCTCGTCATCCTCTTCGAGGGCCGCGACGCCGCGGGCAAGGGCGGCACCATCAAACGCTTCATCGAGCACCTCAACCCGCGCGGCGCCCGGGTCGTGGCGCTGGAGAAACCCAGCGAGCGGGAGAGCGGGCAGTGGTATTTCCAGCGCTACGCCGCCCATCTGCCCACCGCGGGCGAGATCGTGCTCTTCGACCGGTCCTGGTACAACCGGGCCGGCGTCGAGCGCGTCATGGGCTTTTGCACCGACGACGAATACCACCGCTTCATGCGGCAGGCGCCCGCCTTCGAGCGGATGCTGGTCGACGACGGCATCGCCCTGGTGAAGTTCTGGTTCTCGGTCTCGCGCGACGAGCAGCGCACCCGCTTCACCATCCGGCAGGTCGATCCGGTGCGGCAGTGGAAGCTCAGCCCGATGGACCTCGCCTCGCTCGACCGGTGGGAGGACTACACCGCGGCGAAGGTCGCGATGTTCCACGAAACCGACACCGAATACGCGCCCTGGACGGTGGTCAAGAGCAACGACAAGAAGCGCGCCCGGGTCGAGGCGATGCGCAGCGTGCTGGCCCGCTTCGACTACACCGACCGCGACGACGAGGTGGTCGGCACCCCCGACCCGCTGATCGTCGGCGCCGCCGCCAACCTCCTGGAGGCCGGCGAGGACGCGGTGGCGCAGTCCACGCTCCAGCCCTGA